In one Pseudomonas sp. SCA2728.1_7 genomic region, the following are encoded:
- a CDS encoding FecR family protein has translation MPVDNLSLSRRTEPQQQVVKQAIHWLLRLRNNHGNPRLNRQCEQWRAEHHEHELAWQRVQSLQAELSNNLRAVPGAQVAFNTLENSAQGLGRRQALKLLSGALLMGSAAWLAKDSAAWQQWNADYATATGERRGFQLPDGTRIELNTASAVDLDYTAQQRLIKLTRGEIIVTCGGSDEGAPTDRPLRVQNRHGTYEPLDARFILRQDNDCTRLSVTHGQVAIHSGGTSVEALAGQSYLIDHHQVRPAPTLDMDAGAWVDGLIVTRNMRLGDFLSEVSRYRQGFLNCASEVAELRLSGVFRLEDTDKLLAILPQTLPVQLRYRTRWWVTLERIA, from the coding sequence ATGCCTGTGGATAATCTTTCTCTGAGCCGCCGCACCGAGCCGCAGCAACAGGTGGTCAAGCAGGCCATTCACTGGCTGTTGCGACTGCGCAACAATCACGGCAATCCGCGCCTGAATCGCCAGTGCGAACAGTGGCGCGCCGAACACCATGAGCACGAACTGGCCTGGCAACGGGTGCAGTCGCTGCAAGCCGAGTTGAGCAATAACCTGCGCGCGGTGCCCGGTGCGCAAGTGGCGTTCAACACCCTTGAAAACAGTGCGCAGGGTTTGGGCCGGCGACAGGCGCTGAAGCTATTGTCTGGCGCATTGCTGATGGGTTCCGCCGCCTGGCTGGCCAAGGACAGTGCCGCGTGGCAGCAATGGAATGCCGATTACGCCACCGCGACGGGCGAGCGGCGCGGCTTTCAGTTGCCGGACGGTACCCGGATCGAGTTGAACACTGCCAGCGCGGTGGATCTGGATTACACCGCGCAACAGCGCCTGATCAAACTGACTCGCGGCGAGATCATTGTCACGTGTGGTGGCTCCGACGAGGGCGCGCCGACTGATCGGCCGCTGCGGGTACAAAATCGTCACGGGACTTATGAGCCCCTCGATGCCCGATTCATCCTGCGTCAGGACAATGACTGCACGCGGCTCAGCGTCACCCATGGCCAGGTTGCCATCCACTCCGGCGGCACCTCGGTAGAAGCACTCGCCGGGCAGAGTTATCTGATCGACCATCACCAGGTCCGTCCGGCCCCGACGCTGGACATGGACGCTGGCGCCTGGGTCGATGGCTTGATCGTCACGCGCAATATGCGTCTGGGGGATTTCCTCAGCGAAGTCAGCCGTTATCGTCAGGGCTTTCTGAATTGCGCGTCGGAAGTGGCGGAACTGCGTCTGTCCGGTGTATTCCGCCTGGAAGACACCGACAAACTGCTGGCGATTCTGCCGCAGACGTTGCCGGTGCAATTGCGCTATCGCACGCGTTGGTGGGTGACGCTGGAGCGCATCGCCTGA
- a CDS encoding TonB-dependent siderophore receptor gives MTVRATCKNSLNFNTESGLLRHAVRAALFSTALGVGVMPSLSMAATPAGGEVSHRYSIAAGPLGEALNQFARQAGITLSMTPQQTQGRQSPGVQGEYSTDQALSHLLGGSGMEAVSQDGSSYILRPLAETEALALPTTDIKGFALGNALGSMDGYNATHSQIATKTSTALLETSQSVSVVTREQMDDQGSQTVSQAMRYTPGVLTNPYGATHRYDYVAMRGFNDGSVDNIYLDGLKSMGDSGTYSTMQVDPYFLERVDILKGPSSVLYGRSSPGGLVALTSKKPLYEAYHQVQATVGTQGQRGVGFDFSGPVDDDKRIAYRLIGLTDQSDTQFDHNKEKRFALAPTLSIDFSEDTSLTLQAYLQHDPDGGYHGGVPADGTIHQRNGNRISPHFFEGEPGVDGYSRDQQSFGYQFEHRFNDVFTARQNFRYLDSKVNMDQVYAYGWTSPSSNELNRYYTGGDERLHAFIVDNMLQAEFFTGATKHTVLMGADYQRRKTVVDWTSGGLAPINAFNPVYGNSAIDMYGETSYLRRLEQTGVYLQDLIEMDKWRFSLGLRQDWVETSDENRIAEATRPVGTEINDRRTKLTGRAGALYLFDNGLAPYISYSESFNPNSYADSVGNPLAPTDGTQWEVGLKYQPPGTDNLFTASLFRIDQENLATKLPQENFYRAVGAVRSQGLELEAHMQLTDNLKVLGSYTFTDIEYSKSMVSTLSTPTEVIENKGNSPTQAPRHMASLWADYKFDSAALDGLRLGGGVRYVGYSWADAENTLKVPSYTLFDASIGYDLSKVGLKGVDVRLNANNLTNESYVASCASLNFCYMGEERNVAATVSYQF, from the coding sequence ATGACTGTCCGCGCCACCTGTAAGAACTCTCTGAATTTCAATACCGAATCTGGCCTATTGCGCCACGCCGTTCGAGCGGCGCTGTTTTCGACTGCATTGGGCGTTGGTGTGATGCCTTCTTTGAGCATGGCGGCTACTCCCGCTGGCGGTGAAGTCAGCCATCGCTACAGTATTGCTGCGGGCCCTCTCGGTGAGGCGCTGAATCAGTTTGCCCGTCAGGCTGGCATCACGTTGTCGATGACCCCGCAGCAAACTCAAGGGCGGCAATCGCCGGGCGTACAGGGTGAATATTCGACCGATCAGGCGTTGAGCCATTTGCTCGGTGGCTCCGGAATGGAAGCGGTTAGTCAGGACGGCAGCAGTTACATCCTGCGCCCATTGGCTGAGACCGAAGCACTGGCCCTGCCGACCACCGACATCAAAGGCTTCGCCCTCGGCAACGCCTTGGGCAGCATGGATGGCTACAACGCCACTCACAGCCAGATCGCCACCAAGACCAGTACTGCGCTGCTGGAAACCTCGCAAAGCGTATCGGTGGTTACTCGCGAACAAATGGATGACCAAGGCTCGCAGACTGTCTCGCAGGCAATGCGTTACACCCCGGGCGTTCTGACCAACCCGTACGGCGCGACCCATCGCTATGACTATGTGGCGATGCGCGGTTTCAACGACGGCTCGGTGGACAACATCTACCTCGACGGCCTCAAGTCGATGGGTGACAGCGGTACCTACAGCACCATGCAGGTCGATCCGTATTTTCTTGAGCGCGTGGACATTCTCAAGGGACCGTCGTCGGTGCTGTACGGCCGCAGTTCACCGGGCGGTCTGGTGGCGCTGACCAGCAAGAAACCGTTGTACGAGGCTTACCACCAGGTGCAAGCGACGGTGGGCACGCAGGGTCAGCGCGGGGTCGGTTTTGACTTCAGCGGTCCGGTCGATGACGACAAGCGCATTGCCTACCGTCTGATCGGGTTAACAGATCAGTCCGACACGCAATTCGACCATAACAAGGAAAAGCGTTTCGCCCTCGCACCCACGTTGAGTATCGATTTCAGTGAAGACACTTCGCTGACCCTGCAGGCTTATCTGCAACACGATCCGGATGGCGGTTACCACGGCGGCGTACCGGCCGACGGCACCATTCATCAGCGCAACGGCAACCGTATCTCGCCACACTTCTTCGAAGGTGAGCCGGGCGTCGATGGTTACTCGCGTGATCAGCAATCGTTCGGTTATCAGTTTGAACATCGCTTCAACGATGTTTTCACCGCAAGGCAGAATTTCCGCTACCTCGACTCCAAAGTGAACATGGATCAGGTCTACGCCTATGGCTGGACCTCGCCGAGCAGCAACGAGCTGAACCGCTATTACACCGGCGGGGATGAGCGTCTGCATGCGTTTATCGTCGACAACATGCTCCAGGCGGAATTTTTCACCGGCGCGACCAAACACACCGTGCTGATGGGCGCGGATTATCAGCGGCGTAAAACCGTGGTCGACTGGACCAGTGGCGGTCTTGCACCGATCAATGCGTTCAATCCGGTGTACGGCAATTCGGCGATCGACATGTATGGCGAGACCAGTTACCTGCGCCGTCTGGAACAGACCGGGGTTTACCTGCAAGACCTGATCGAGATGGACAAATGGCGTTTCTCGCTGGGCTTGCGCCAGGACTGGGTCGAGACGTCGGATGAAAACCGTATCGCGGAAGCTACGCGTCCGGTCGGCACAGAAATCAATGATCGACGCACCAAGCTCACTGGCCGTGCCGGCGCGCTGTATCTGTTTGATAACGGCTTGGCGCCTTACATCAGCTACTCCGAGTCGTTCAACCCAAACTCCTATGCCGACAGCGTCGGTAACCCCCTAGCCCCTACCGACGGCACACAATGGGAAGTCGGTTTGAAGTACCAGCCGCCGGGCACTGACAACCTGTTCACCGCCTCGCTGTTCCGCATCGATCAGGAGAACCTGGCGACCAAACTGCCGCAGGAGAACTTCTATCGCGCGGTCGGTGCTGTGCGCTCGCAAGGCCTGGAACTGGAAGCGCACATGCAGCTGACAGACAACCTCAAAGTGCTCGGCAGCTACACTTTCACCGATATCGAATACTCGAAGTCGATGGTCAGCACCTTGAGCACACCGACCGAAGTGATCGAGAACAAGGGTAACTCGCCAACGCAGGCGCCGCGGCATATGGCGTCGTTGTGGGCTGACTACAAATTCGACAGCGCCGCGCTCGATGGCCTGCGCCTGGGTGGCGGTGTGCGATATGTCGGTTACAGCTGGGCTGATGCGGAAAACACCCTGAAGGTACCTTCCTACACATTATTTGATGCCTCGATTGGTTATGACTTGAGCAAGGTCGGCTTGAAGGGCGTCGATGTGCGTCTGAACGCGAACAACCTGACCAATGAGTCCTACGTCGCCTCCTGTGCGAGCCTGAACTTCTGCTATATGGGTGAAGAGCGCAACGTGGCGGCGACGGTCAGCTACCAGTTCTAA
- a CDS encoding sigma-70 family RNA polymerase sigma factor, translating to MSSPEFAVQALYSSHHGWLNAWLRARLGNAADAADLAQDTFVRLLQRTERLELKAPRAFLRTIARGLVIDHWRREEIERAYLETIAHLPEAETPSAEARALVIELLESIARMLEGLKPKVRQAFLLAQCEGLTHKQIAEQMGLSLRSVERYVADALYHCYVLRYES from the coding sequence ATGTCCTCACCTGAGTTTGCAGTACAGGCGCTTTACAGTAGTCATCACGGCTGGCTTAACGCTTGGCTGCGCGCACGGCTGGGCAACGCGGCGGACGCGGCAGATCTGGCCCAGGACACTTTCGTCCGTCTGTTGCAACGCACCGAACGCCTCGAACTCAAAGCACCCCGCGCCTTCCTGCGCACGATTGCGCGTGGGCTGGTGATCGATCACTGGCGCCGTGAGGAAATCGAACGGGCCTATCTCGAAACGATCGCCCATTTGCCTGAAGCAGAAACACCGAGTGCTGAAGCCCGGGCGCTGGTGATCGAATTGCTGGAGAGCATTGCGCGCATGCTTGAAGGACTGAAGCCGAAAGTGCGTCAGGCCTTTCTGCTGGCGCAGTGCGAAGGTTTGACCCACAAGCAGATCGCCGAGCAGATGGGACTGTCGTTGCGCTCAGTTGAACGCTACGTCGCCGATGCGCTGTATCACTGCTACGTGCTGCGGTACGAAAGCTGA